A window of Verrucomicrobiia bacterium genomic DNA:
CCGCACCAGATTGCCTTTAATGTCCTGCCCCAGGTGGATTCGTTCCTGCCTTCCGGTTACACCAAGGAGGAAATGAAAATGGAAAACGAAGGACGCAAGATCATGCACCACCCGGCCTTCCGCGCCAGCGTGACGTGCGTCCGCGTGCCGGTGTACCGCGCCCATTGCGTCGCGGTGAGCGCCGAATTCGAAAGGCCCTGCTCAGTAGAAGCCGCCCGTCAGGTCCTTGCGAAAGCGCCGGGGTTGAAGGTCCTGGATGAACCGGCGAAGAGCCAATATCCTTTGCCCCTCGACCAGGCAGAGCAATACGATTGCGCCGTAGGCCGCCTGCGCGCGGATTGCGCCATGGACAACGGCCTGAGCTTTTGGGTTTCCGGCGATCAACTCCTCAAGGGGGCAGCGCTCAATGCGGTGCAGATTGCAGAAGAGTTGATGAAATGACCGTTTGTGAATCAAACGGTGAGTGTCTTGAGGTACGCGACACTCGGTTGGGTCAGCTCCCAGGTTTGCTCGACGAAGTAGTTCTTTACCCCGCCGGCTTTCGCAGCGGTGAAGGTCTTTACCCAGTCAATGCTGCCTTGGCCCAGGGGGACCTGCGGGTGCCGCCCGGCGCCGTTCATGTCCACGTCCTGCAGATGCATTGAGAAAAACCGGCCAGGGAACCGCAGGAAATAATCAGCGGCAACCAGACCGGCAGTGATGGTGGACATCTGGAACTGGAATTTAACCAGCTTGGGGTCCAGCAGGTCGAACAATCGGTCGTAGGTGCGCCTGCCCTCGACCATCGAGAGTTCGAACCCTTCGTTGTGCAGGCCCTGCTGCATGCCGGCCTGTTGCGCCACGTCGGCGATACGGTTGTATTCCTCCGCCGCCCTTTGCACCTGGTCGGGCGTTGGGTGGTCTCCGCCGTTCCCGTCGCCCAGGCTGGCGGTAATCATCTGGGTAATGCCAATCTCTTTAGCCCACTCGATGCTCTTCTGCTGGCTGTGCCGCAATTCGCCCAGAGTAAAATGGGAACTCTCGGATTTCAGGCCGTGTTCGTCCAGAATGGTTTTTACCTCTTTGGCGTTGGCCAATGACGCGAACTCGGCCCCGTAGCCGATTGGGGAACACAATTCGAGCCGAGTGACTCCGATTGCGGCAATCCGCTTTGCAAAGGCAGGGAAGTCTTTGAGCATCGGACGGAGCGGCCAGACCTGGCTGCCGATGGGCAGGCCCAACGGATTAGCCGCCAGCCTGGCCGCACTCGCGACAAGCAATCCGGCTGCGCCGGAACCGATGGCCGTTTTCTGCACGAATTCCCGCCTGGAGATTTCATTCATAAGCATTGCTCGAAAGCCAGGACAAGCTTACCGCATGGCAACTCAATTGTGCCAGCAGGAAATCGATTTGAGCATTGGCAGATTAAAGATGTAGTTCAGGTTAGGGACTCCTCAATATGCCAACATTGCCGCGCTCGGGACGGGCGCACCCGAAAGGTCCGCACTTACCCTCTGCCGGAAACATTTAATCACACCCCGCGAGAGTCCGCGCAGTGGCCACCTTTCTTCTTGAATCGCCCGGAGCCCTTCTGTTTATTGGGCAGGTGAAAACTGCGGCCTGAATGTTCAACAGGTTCTTCAAAGGCAAGAAGGTCTTTATCACCGGCCACACGGGTTTTAAGGGCTCGTGGCTCGCTGCCTGGCTGCTGGAGTTGGGCGCCAAGGTCACCGGCTTCGCCCTGCCTCCTCAAACCGAGCGCGACCATTTCACGGTTCTCGGACTTCAAAACAGGGTGCGCCATGTTGTTGGCGACATCCGGGAGTTGGCCCCGCTCCAAATGGCTTTGGCACAAGCTGAACCGGACATTGTCTTTCACTTGGCGGCCCAGCCCCTGGTCCGGCTCTCTTACGCGCAACCCAAACTGACCTTCGACACAAACGTCGGGGGGAGTGTCAACGTCCTGGAAGGGGTGCGCCATTGTTCGTCTGTTCGAGCCCTGGTTTATATCACCTCGGATAAATGTTATCGGAATCGGGAATGGGTCTGGGGCTATCGCGAGAACGATGAACTGGGGGGACGCGATCCTTACAGCGCCTCGAAGGGCTGCGCCGAGCTGGTGTTCAGTTCGTATTTGGAATCCTTCTTTGCGCAGCGGCCAGGCTTCGCCGCTGCCTCGGCTCGTGGGGGCAACGTCATTGGGGGCGGCGATTGGGCACTGGACCGCATCGTGCCCGACTGCATTCGGGCGCTGGAAAAACAGGAGCCGGTGCAGGTGCGCAATCCGCAGGCCACTCGTCCCTGGCAGCATGTCCTCGAACCGCTGAGCGGGTATTTGCTTTTAGCGCAGCGGTTGTTCGACGCCGGCAATCAATACTCGGGCGCGTGGAATTTCGGGCCGGACAAAGAATCCAATCGGACGGTGCGTGAGTTGGTCGAGAAGGCGCTTGGGGTTTGGGGAAGTGGCAAGCCTGTCATGGGCACGTCCGCGGGGACCCAGCCCCATGAGGCACATTTCCTTCACCTCAACTGTGACAAGGCCCGTCAGGAACTGGGTTGGAGACCGGCCTGGCAATTCGATCAAGCGGTCGAGCACGCCATCGCCTGGTACAGCGAATGGCTCGAAGACGCCGATGCCTGGAACCTGACGACCCGCCAGATATACGAATACACCGCCTCCCGGCAGGATTCTAAACCGCGAATGAACGCAGATGGACGCGAATGAGGGCAAAGTTCGCACACAATCTCCATTCTCAGGCCCTGCGATTGACTGACTCCTAACAGTGGCAACCCAACAAGAATCAGGCCCAACCCGTGCCTCGGGCGCTCAGTCAAATCGCTCAATTTCGCAATGGGCCGGTTTCCTGTATTCGATTGGGGCAATCACCACTTTCTACCTGGCCTACAGTTCACGTTTCCTCAGTGTTCTGATTGTGGTCTATCTGTTTTGCCTGGTCCGCATGGCGCGCTTGCCTACCGCCCGGCAAGCATTCTATTTGGGATTGGCAACCGGAGTCCTCACGGCAGTGCCGCAGCTTTACTGTTTTTGGACTATCTTTGGTCCCGGCGCCATCGTGTTGTGGCTCGTGCTGGGGTTCTGGATAGGCTTGTTCGTCGCGCTTGCCCGCTGGTGCCGGATTCGATTTGCCCCATGGACACCGCTGCTAGTGCCGGTGCTCTGGACCGGATTGGAATACTTTCGCAGTGAGTTGTACTACCTGCGGTTCTCGTGGCTCAATGTCGGTTACGCATTCGCGGACAATATGCCGATGCCTTTATTTCATATCCTCGGGATGTATGGAATCGGGTTTGTGGCCGCGGCTATCGCAAGCGCCGCCGCCGATTTCCGCCTGGTTTACATCCGCCCGATGGCGATTGCTCTGTCGATTCTGCTCGGAACAGCCCTGCTTCTGGGGTCGCGGCAAATACGTGCGAGAACAGATGAGCCGGTTGCGAAAACAGTTGCTGTTGCCGGGGCGCAAATGGAGTTCCCCACAGAGAATGAAGTGATGCTCGAATTGGGAAAAGTGATCGAAAAAACGCCGGAGGCTCAACTTCTGGTTCTGAGCGAGTACACCTTCACGGATCCCGTCCCTGAAAAGGTGAAGGCTTGGTGCCGAGACCACCGGCGCTATCTCATTGTTGGAGGAAAGGACCCAACTTCGGACGGCAACTTCTATGATACTGCCTTTGTTGTCGGCCCAAGTGGGGAGATTGTCTTCCAGCAGGCCAAGAGCGTCCCTATCCAATTCTTTAAAGACGGTTTGCCGGCTCAGAGCCAGACACTGTGGGATTCACCCTGGGGCCGCATTGGCCTCTGTGTTTGTTACGACCTGAGCTACACCCGCGTGACGGATGGGTTAGTCCGCTTGGGAGCACAGGCAATTATTGTTCCAACAATGGACGCTGCGGATTGGGGCCTTCGACAACATCAATTGCACGCGCGCGTCGCTCCCGTCCGCGCCGCTGAATATGGCATTCCCATTTTCAGGGTTGCCAGCTCCGGCATTTCACAACTGGTTGATCGGACTGGGGTGGAACTTGAAAGAGCGGGCTTTCCTGGTGACGGCGAGATTCTGGGGGGAGACCTCCAATTGAGCCAATATGGTTCCCGGCCTCCGGACCGCTGGCTGGCGCCCATTTGCGTCTGGGCGACTGGGATATTTTGCATTTACTCATTGATCAGCAATTGGCTGCCTTTTTCTCGGAATCCAAAATCAGCTATCATCTGATTGACCTGTCCGCCATAAGCGTGTTGGCCTCCACCGGCTCCACCTTCACACGGTGTTTTTGGCACAGCAATTTCGGCCCGGCTATCCAGATCGTTGCAGCGTTGCCTCCCCTCCGACCCTCTGTGTCTCCGTGGTTCAATCTTCCCGTTCGGAGGGCTGGATGATGTGTCTCCAACCGTTATCCCAAATCCCACTTTGACATTGTCTCCCTTTTTTTGTCTCATGCCATTCGGACGTAAGGAAAGGGATTGAACATGAAGAACCTCAAAAACGGACAGCGACTTCATACCGGGAAATGTTTGAAGCCCCTGAGCCGAGGGATTTTGCTTGGGACTATGGTGTTGCTCTGCGTCACAACCGGCCCGCTTTTCGGGCAGGAGAAATCGCGCAAGATGCGGGTGGTCCCCAAGTGGGAACGCTTTGAAACCGAGTTCAAAAGCGCTGTCACCTACACCAACCCGCTCCAGGAAGCCACCCTCAAAGTGGTCTTCAACTCGCCACTGGGGACAAAGACCCAAATCGAGGGCTTTTGGGACGGCGCCAGAACCTGGCGGGTGCGTTTCAACCCGGACCAACCCGGGCGCTGGACCTATAACACCTCCTGTTCGGATTCGGCCAATCGCGGCTTGAACGGCCAGCAAGGCGAATTCCTGTGCACGACGATTGTCGGCGAAGGCCGCTTTCAACAGCACGGCCCGGTGCGCGTTGCCCGCGACCGCAGGCATTTCGAGCATGCCGATGGGACCCCGTTCTTCTGGCTGGGCGACACGGCCCTGAGCGGCGCCCGCCTCTCAACCCCCCCGGACTGGGAGTTGTATGCGGCGGTGCGCCAGTCCCAGGGTTATTCCGTAACCCAATGCGCAGCCGCGCCGGGCGACGACCAAAAAGGCGAATCGGCCCTGACCGGCTTTCCAGATCGGATCGGAGTTAACCCCGAATTTTTTAAGCGACTCGATGCGAAGCTCGAGACCCTGCGGCGCGCAGACCTGTTGAGCGCCATCGTGCCATTGTGGGAGACCGACACCTCCAAGGCCCAACTCAAGCAGGACCAAGCGGTCCTCGTTTTGCGCTATATGGTTGCCCGCTGGGGCACCGACCCAATCGCGTGGCTGTTGGAATTTCCCGGCGATAACCCGGAGAAACTCGCCGAGCGTTGGAGAAAAATCGGACGCGCGGTATTTGGGGGCGCGCTTCACGCGCCGGTGATTGTCAACGCGGGCCTGGCCCCCGGGGTATTGGAGACCTTCCGCAGCGAAGATTGGGTGGATGCCCTGGGTTTGCAGACTGCGGGTCCAAAGGGCGGGCCTGAGCAAAGGCAGGCCTTTGCGGCGGAATCGACGAAAGAACCGGCGCGTCCACTGATTGGGTTTACTCCCTATGAGAATGCGCTCAAAACCAGCGACAACTCCGGGGGCCGCTATAGCGCTGAAGCAGTGCGCCAGGCGGCCTATTGGGGGGTGCTCCTGGCGCCTGCGGCAGGCGTCTCCTACGGCGGCGCCGGCGTCGTGGATTGGGATGCCACCACGGACCAGACAAAAACCCCCGGCGCCAGGCTGCCGCTCTGGCAGAGGTCCCTTTTTATGCCGGCAGCAAAACAGATGGGCTATCTCGGGCGCGTCTTCAACTCACTCGATTTCTCTCAATTGCGTCCGAACGAAAAACTGCTGATCTCGCCGTCGGGCGATGAAGCGGTGGCTGCCGGCACCGCAGTGGCATCCACTGGAGCAAAGGACCTGGTCCTGGTTTATGTGCCGGAGGGGCGCGCGCTCCGCGTCTCTCAGGATGCGATGCCCCCCTCGCCCCAAATCCGATGGTTCAATCCGCGCACCAGCGGAAGCGGCCCGGCGGTTGCGGTGGTGTCCGGCTCGACCTGCCAATTCCCACCGCCAGGCCCCGGTGATTGGCTGCTGACCATGCGGACCCAGGAAAAAACAAAGTAGCCTGGGTCAGCACGCCGAAATCATGAAGCAATCCCCCGTCACACAATCTCAGGCACGACATACGGTGCCCGATAGCGGCGGCGCGCCAAGGCATTTGCCTTTTCCGCGAAATCCCCGGTGAAACGTTCTTGCTGCGCGTCGAAAGCGAGCCAGGACCCCAGGGTCGCTGGAGTTGCCCTCAAGTCCACATCGTTGTCGCGCAGATAGCCGCGGCAGCGCTCGAAGGCGTCCGATAAATCGCTGCTCGATCTAATTGATTCCGCGATTGCTTCCGCCGGCTCGAGGTTCCCCAGACGATGCGACATATTGGCCATGTGACAGCAGACGACCGAGCGATAGCCAATGAGGGATTCAGCGCGCAGTTCGTCCCTCTTGCGCCTGCGCACCGCTGCAAAGAAATTGGCCATGTGTCGCGTCACCAGCGCCTCGGCATCCCCGAAATAGCCAGGCTTGATCTCTTTGATCTCTTTGCCTTGCTTGTCAAAAAACGTTCCGCCGGTGGCGTCGCCGGCGAAGCAACCCCCTTCGCAGTCAATAATCATGCCGCTTTGCAAGCCGCGGTACTTTCCAATCCCCTCTGGACTCGAGGGGGCCTTCACGTTGCGGATCTCGCAGATCAAAGGCGCCGGCTGGTAATCAAAGAGCGCGATCTGCGTGTTAGGGGTTTCTCCGCAATCCTTAAAGGCAAACCGGCCTCCGATGCTCAGGGCCCGCGGCGCCGGATGCTCCTGCCCCATCAGCCAGCGGCAAAGGTCAATGATGTGGATGCCGTTGTTGCCCATTTCCCCATTGCCGGTATCCCAAAACCAATGCCATTCGTAGTTCAATTGCTTGCGCATCAGCGGCCTCTTGCGCGCGGGCCCGCACCACAAGTCGTAGTCTATCGTGTCGGGAATGGGGGTCGGCGCCGTCACTCGGCCAATGCCCATGCGTGGCCGATACACCAGCGCATGGACGTAGCGGAGCGGACCCAGATTGCGGACCCCTTCGGCAATGGACGC
This region includes:
- a CDS encoding nitrilase-related carbon-nitrogen hydrolase, coding for MATQQESGPTRASGAQSNRSISQWAGFLYSIGAITTFYLAYSSRFLSVLIVVYLFCLVRMARLPTARQAFYLGLATGVLTAVPQLYCFWTIFGPGAIVLWLVLGFWIGLFVALARWCRIRFAPWTPLLVPVLWTGLEYFRSELYYLRFSWLNVGYAFADNMPMPLFHILGMYGIGFVAAAIASAAADFRLVYIRPMAIALSILLGTALLLGSRQIRARTDEPVAKTVAVAGAQMEFPTENEVMLELGKVIEKTPEAQLLVLSEYTFTDPVPEKVKAWCRDHRRYLIVGGKDPTSDGNFYDTAFVVGPSGEIVFQQAKSVPIQFFKDGLPAQSQTLWDSPWGRIGLCVCYDLSYTRVTDGLVRLGAQAIIVPTMDAADWGLRQHQLHARVAPVRAAEYGIPIFRVASSGISQLVDRTGVELERAGFPGDGEILGGDLQLSQYGSRPPDRWLAPICVWATGIFCIYSLISNWLPFSRNPKSAII
- the rfbG gene encoding CDP-glucose 4,6-dehydratase, which produces MFNRFFKGKKVFITGHTGFKGSWLAAWLLELGAKVTGFALPPQTERDHFTVLGLQNRVRHVVGDIRELAPLQMALAQAEPDIVFHLAAQPLVRLSYAQPKLTFDTNVGGSVNVLEGVRHCSSVRALVYITSDKCYRNREWVWGYRENDELGGRDPYSASKGCAELVFSSYLESFFAQRPGFAAASARGGNVIGGGDWALDRIVPDCIRALEKQEPVQVRNPQATRPWQHVLEPLSGYLLLAQRLFDAGNQYSGAWNFGPDKESNRTVRELVEKALGVWGSGKPVMGTSAGTQPHEAHFLHLNCDKARQELGWRPAWQFDQAVEHAIAWYSEWLEDADAWNLTTRQIYEYTASRQDSKPRMNADGRE
- a CDS encoding DUF4038 domain-containing protein, encoding MKNLKNGQRLHTGKCLKPLSRGILLGTMVLLCVTTGPLFGQEKSRKMRVVPKWERFETEFKSAVTYTNPLQEATLKVVFNSPLGTKTQIEGFWDGARTWRVRFNPDQPGRWTYNTSCSDSANRGLNGQQGEFLCTTIVGEGRFQQHGPVRVARDRRHFEHADGTPFFWLGDTALSGARLSTPPDWELYAAVRQSQGYSVTQCAAAPGDDQKGESALTGFPDRIGVNPEFFKRLDAKLETLRRADLLSAIVPLWETDTSKAQLKQDQAVLVLRYMVARWGTDPIAWLLEFPGDNPEKLAERWRKIGRAVFGGALHAPVIVNAGLAPGVLETFRSEDWVDALGLQTAGPKGGPEQRQAFAAESTKEPARPLIGFTPYENALKTSDNSGGRYSAEAVRQAAYWGVLLAPAAGVSYGGAGVVDWDATTDQTKTPGARLPLWQRSLFMPAAKQMGYLGRVFNSLDFSQLRPNEKLLISPSGDEAVAAGTAVASTGAKDLVLVYVPEGRALRVSQDAMPPSPQIRWFNPRTSGSGPAVAVVSGSTCQFPPPGPGDWLLTMRTQEKTK
- a CDS encoding sugar phosphate isomerase/epimerase → MNEISRREFVQKTAIGSGAAGLLVASAARLAANPLGLPIGSQVWPLRPMLKDFPAFAKRIAAIGVTRLELCSPIGYGAEFASLANAKEVKTILDEHGLKSESSHFTLGELRHSQQKSIEWAKEIGITQMITASLGDGNGGDHPTPDQVQRAAEEYNRIADVAQQAGMQQGLHNEGFELSMVEGRRTYDRLFDLLDPKLVKFQFQMSTITAGLVAADYFLRFPGRFFSMHLQDVDMNGAGRHPQVPLGQGSIDWVKTFTAAKAGGVKNYFVEQTWELTQPSVAYLKTLTV
- a CDS encoding Gfo/Idh/MocA family oxidoreductase; this encodes MNRMTRRNFLKGSMLGGLALGMPAIVRGGSPNDTVRVAIIGMGDTKAVGGVGGRGHQLIPHVRAVPGVKITTLCDVDPSFIAREAQAFKDRGENVAARTDLRRVLEDKEIDAVVVAMPNHWHALATVWACQAGKDVYVEKPFSHDIWEGKQAVAAARKYDRMVQVGMQNRSSELVASIAEGVRNLGPLRYVHALVYRPRMGIGRVTAPTPIPDTIDYDLWCGPARKRPLMRKQLNYEWHWFWDTGNGEMGNNGIHIIDLCRWLMGQEHPAPRALSIGGRFAFKDCGETPNTQIALFDYQPAPLICEIRNVKAPSSPEGIGKYRGLQSGMIIDCEGGCFAGDATGGTFFDKQGKEIKEIKPGYFGDAEALVTRHMANFFAAVRRRKRDELRAESLIGYRSVVCCHMANMSHRLGNLEPAEAIAESIRSSSDLSDAFERCRGYLRDNDVDLRATPATLGSWLAFDAQQERFTGDFAEKANALARRRYRAPYVVPEIV